One window from the genome of Pseudomonas frederiksbergensis encodes:
- a CDS encoding ABC transporter ATP-binding protein, with translation MIKLKLDNVNKQLGGARILRDVSLEISAGEFVVFVGPSGCGKSTLLRLIAGLDSICGGDLLIDGRRVNDLEPRERGVGMVFQSYALYPHMSVYDNISFGLKLAKTEKTSLRERVLKTAQILQLDKLLQRKPRELSGGQRQRVAMGRAMAREPDILLFDEPLSNLDASLRVQMRNEIARLHGRLGSTMIYVTHDQVEAMTLADKIVVLNGGRIEQVGSPRELYERPASRFVAGFLGSPKMNFLPARLHTPGETSHIDSPLLGMTPLPFDSTHLAANSPLTLGIRPEHVSLKAAQGSAGVVVVGVEYLGSETYVHLESGEDEPLICRCEVNAGWRVGDRVEPQLAFGNVHLFDVDGTALRRPPAVIEVLPEDVPQRSPKAGAL, from the coding sequence GTGATCAAGTTGAAGTTGGATAACGTGAACAAACAATTGGGCGGCGCACGCATTCTGCGTGACGTCAGCCTGGAAATCTCGGCCGGCGAATTCGTCGTCTTCGTCGGCCCTTCGGGCTGCGGCAAGTCGACCCTGCTGCGGCTGATCGCCGGGCTGGATTCGATCTGTGGCGGCGATCTGCTGATCGACGGACGCCGGGTCAACGACCTGGAGCCGCGCGAACGTGGCGTCGGCATGGTGTTCCAGTCCTATGCGCTGTACCCGCACATGAGCGTCTACGACAACATCAGTTTTGGCCTCAAGTTGGCCAAGACCGAAAAGACCAGCCTGCGCGAGCGGGTGCTGAAAACCGCGCAGATCCTGCAGTTGGACAAGCTGCTGCAACGCAAGCCAAGGGAACTGTCGGGCGGCCAGCGCCAGCGTGTGGCCATGGGCCGGGCCATGGCGCGGGAGCCGGACATCCTGTTGTTCGACGAGCCGCTGTCCAACCTTGACGCCTCCCTGCGCGTGCAGATGCGCAACGAAATCGCCCGGCTGCATGGGCGCCTGGGCTCGACCATGATCTACGTGACCCACGACCAGGTCGAAGCGATGACCCTGGCCGACAAGATTGTCGTGCTCAATGGCGGTCGCATCGAGCAGGTCGGCTCGCCACGGGAACTCTATGAGCGTCCAGCCAGCCGCTTTGTCGCCGGTTTCCTGGGATCGCCCAAGATGAACTTTCTGCCGGCGCGCCTGCACACCCCAGGTGAGACCAGCCACATCGACAGCCCATTATTAGGCATGACGCCCCTTCCCTTCGACAGCACCCACCTGGCGGCGAACAGTCCGCTGACCCTGGGGATTCGCCCGGAACACGTGTCGCTCAAAGCGGCGCAAGGCAGCGCTGGGGTCGTCGTGGTCGGCGTCGAATACCTGGGCAGCGAAACCTACGTGCACCTGGAGTCAGGCGAGGATGAACCGTTGATCTGTCGCTGTGAGGTAAACGCCGGATGGCGAGTGGGTGATCGGGTTGAACCGCAACTGGCGTTCGGCAACGTGCATCTGTTCGACGTGGATGGCACGGCCTTGAGACGCCCTCCTGCCGTTATTGAAGTCCTCCCGGAGGACGTCCCGCAGCGCTCGCCAAAAGCAGGCGCCCTATGA
- a CDS encoding glycoside hydrolase family 32 protein, with protein MPSSLERAQQALREGQSLVIDDYRPDYHLAPPTGWMNDPNGVVFFRGEYHVFYQHHPFDAKWGPMYWGHAKSADLVHWQHLPIALAPGDDFDRDGCFSGSAVVCGDTLALLYTGHTWLGDVGDERFIRQVQCLATSVDGVRFVKHGAVIENAPQAAIMHFRDPKVWQEGGYWYLIVGARLGDTPLLPLYRSTDLHAWDFLDYVSSGTEGDGYMWECPDLFRLDGRDVLLYSPQGMRPSGYERLNKYQTGYRIGRLDSDWHFEGGPFIELDNGHDFYAAQTLVAADGRRLVWAWLDMWESPMPSQAHHWCGMLGLPRELELQGDRLGVFPARELVALRQAPLPSIAPWGESGSRWVPQVTGDRLEIHVHLDLLGCSEGQLGIALRCSADGQEQTLLYYDAALQRLVLDRSRSGAQVNGQRSVPIGPAQTHLQLRVFLDRSSIEVFEDSGRFSLSSRLYPRPDSLGVKLLANGTGGRVAIADAWPLGSGWL; from the coding sequence ATGCCCTCCTCCCTTGAACGTGCGCAGCAGGCGCTGCGTGAAGGTCAGTCTCTCGTCATCGACGACTATCGACCCGACTATCACCTGGCCCCGCCGACGGGTTGGATGAACGACCCGAACGGGGTGGTGTTCTTTCGTGGCGAGTACCACGTGTTCTACCAACACCACCCCTTCGACGCCAAATGGGGCCCGATGTACTGGGGCCATGCCAAGAGTGCCGACCTGGTCCATTGGCAGCACTTGCCCATTGCCCTGGCACCGGGCGACGATTTCGACCGCGACGGCTGTTTTTCCGGTAGCGCTGTGGTGTGTGGTGACACCCTGGCACTGCTCTACACCGGGCACACCTGGTTGGGCGACGTGGGTGACGAACGCTTCATCCGCCAGGTCCAGTGCCTGGCCACCAGTGTCGACGGCGTCCGGTTCGTCAAGCATGGCGCGGTCATCGAGAACGCCCCCCAAGCCGCGATCATGCACTTTCGCGACCCCAAGGTCTGGCAGGAAGGTGGCTATTGGTACCTGATTGTCGGCGCACGCCTGGGCGACACACCGCTGCTGCCGCTGTACCGCTCCACCGACCTGCATGCCTGGGATTTTCTCGACTACGTGTCCAGCGGCACTGAAGGCGATGGCTACATGTGGGAATGCCCGGACCTGTTTCGTTTGGACGGGCGCGATGTGCTGCTGTATTCCCCCCAGGGCATGCGACCGTCGGGTTACGAACGGCTCAACAAGTACCAGACCGGTTATCGCATTGGCCGCCTCGACAGCGATTGGCACTTCGAGGGTGGACCGTTTATCGAACTGGATAACGGTCATGATTTTTATGCTGCGCAAACCTTGGTGGCCGCCGATGGTCGGCGCCTGGTATGGGCCTGGCTGGACATGTGGGAAAGCCCGATGCCGAGCCAGGCCCATCACTGGTGCGGCATGCTCGGCTTGCCCCGGGAGCTTGAACTGCAGGGCGATCGCCTTGGCGTGTTTCCGGCGCGGGAACTGGTCGCGCTGCGCCAGGCGCCGTTGCCGAGCATCGCGCCGTGGGGGGAGTCGGGCAGCCGCTGGGTGCCGCAGGTGACGGGCGACCGGTTGGAAATCCATGTTCACCTGGATCTGCTCGGTTGCAGCGAAGGCCAACTGGGCATCGCCTTGCGCTGCAGTGCCGATGGGCAGGAACAGACCCTGCTTTACTACGACGCAGCACTGCAACGCTTGGTGCTCGATCGCAGCCGCTCGGGTGCGCAAGTGAACGGTCAGCGCAGCGTGCCGATAGGGCCGGCACAAACACATCTGCAGCTGCGGGTGTTTCTCGATCGCTCGTCCATCGAGGTGTTCGAGGACAGCGGCCGCTTCAGCCTCAGCAGTCGCCTCTATCCCCGGCCCGACAGCCTCGGGGTGAAACTGTTGGCCAACGGCACTGGCGGGCGCGTGGCCATTGCCGACGCCTGGCCGCTGGGCTCGGGTTGGCTATGA
- a CDS encoding LacI family DNA-binding transcriptional regulator: MTSVKDVAQLAGVSLMTVSRALNTPDKLSPETLERVRRAIDELQFVPSLSARRMRGDNLQARTIGVFALDTATTPFAVELLLSIEQTAQQAGWNVFILNLLSNPPTDQNINLMLSHRPDGLIFSAMGLRQVSIPERLKSKPLVLANCLADDSQLVSYVPDDEAGQYRAVHHALSQGYRRPLCINLPRKSVAWHLRQQGLQRACQAFGLAPGALLQHDLSDHDAYGETAAILDRHIVDGRPQFDILVCGNDRIAFCAYQLLLGRGLKIPDDVAVLGYDNMIGIAELFMPPLTTVQLPYYEIGRQAANHLIEALEISGTQPVDCPLVRRASL, from the coding sequence ATGACTTCCGTGAAAGACGTTGCACAGCTGGCCGGCGTATCCCTGATGACGGTTTCGCGCGCGCTCAACACGCCGGATAAACTGAGCCCCGAAACCCTCGAGCGGGTACGTCGCGCCATTGATGAACTGCAGTTCGTACCGAGCCTGTCGGCGCGCAGGATGCGCGGCGACAACTTGCAGGCGCGCACCATTGGTGTGTTCGCACTGGACACCGCGACCACGCCGTTCGCCGTCGAATTGTTGCTGTCTATCGAACAGACCGCGCAGCAGGCTGGCTGGAACGTCTTTATCCTCAACCTGCTGAGCAACCCGCCCACCGACCAGAACATCAATCTGATGCTGTCGCACCGCCCCGACGGCTTGATCTTCAGTGCCATGGGGTTGCGCCAGGTGAGCATTCCCGAACGACTCAAGAGCAAGCCTTTGGTACTCGCCAATTGCCTGGCCGATGACAGCCAACTGGTCAGCTATGTACCCGATGATGAAGCCGGACAGTATCGCGCCGTGCATCATGCGCTGAGCCAAGGCTATCGGCGCCCGCTGTGCATCAATCTACCCAGGAAAAGTGTGGCTTGGCACCTGCGCCAACAAGGCTTGCAACGCGCTTGCCAGGCTTTCGGGCTGGCGCCTGGCGCGCTCCTGCAACACGACCTTTCCGACCACGATGCCTATGGTGAAACCGCCGCCATTCTCGATCGGCACATCGTCGACGGTCGCCCGCAATTCGACATCCTGGTCTGCGGCAACGACCGCATTGCCTTTTGCGCGTACCAACTGTTGTTGGGTCGTGGCCTGAAAATTCCCGACGATGTGGCTGTGCTCGGCTATGACAACATGATCGGCATCGCCGAACTGTTCATGCCGCCACTGACCACCGTTCAACTGCCGTACTACGAAATTGGTCGCCAGGCGGCCAATCACCTGATCGAGGCCCTCGAGATCTCAGGCACCCAGCCCGTGGATTGCCCACTGGTGCGCAGGGCGTCGCTGTAA
- a CDS encoding VOC family protein, with product MSLSPFHLAIPVYDLAAARSFYGQVFGLEEGRSSEQWVDFNFYGHQLVIHEHPKTESQDSVHSNAVDGHDVPVPHFGVVLGWAEWEALAERLKSFGIEFVIEPYVRFQGQVGEQATMFLFDPCGNALEFKAFKDMGQLFAK from the coding sequence ATGAGCCTCTCACCTTTCCACCTTGCGATTCCTGTTTACGACCTGGCGGCAGCCCGCAGTTTCTATGGACAAGTCTTTGGGTTGGAGGAGGGGCGCTCCAGCGAGCAATGGGTCGACTTCAACTTCTACGGTCACCAACTGGTGATTCACGAACATCCCAAGACTGAATCCCAGGACAGCGTGCATAGCAATGCGGTGGACGGCCACGACGTGCCGGTGCCTCATTTTGGTGTGGTGTTGGGGTGGGCTGAATGGGAAGCGCTGGCCGAGCGATTGAAATCGTTTGGCATCGAGTTCGTGATCGAACCCTACGTGCGCTTCCAGGGCCAGGTGGGCGAGCAGGCGACGATGTTCCTATTCGATCCTTGCGGCAATGCGCTGGAGTTCAAGGCATTCAAGGACATGGGCCAGCTCTTTGCAAAATGA
- a CDS encoding LysR substrate-binding domain-containing protein, giving the protein MIKELKTLIAVAREGTFAAAGHKIGLTQAAVSAQIQRLEAELGFEVFDRKGRSAHLNKRGHQILLQAQELIRLYENLGSSTPGLPPGVLVNIGAIASVQRAYLPDALATFHQQCPQCRTRIVPGLSVELINLVDAGEIDLAVMIRPPFSLQSDLRWTTLALEPYRLIVPRGMPGEDWSVLLSSQPFIRYDRSSFGGRQVDRFLRQMHFTLREVCELDELDAIIKLVEKGVGVALVPQTSAHQPWPKGVRALDLGQHTFHRDIGLVHRSRQSLADPVAILAGLVIEQAGGGIG; this is encoded by the coding sequence ATGATCAAAGAACTCAAGACCCTCATCGCCGTCGCGCGCGAAGGCACCTTCGCCGCCGCCGGGCACAAGATAGGCCTCACCCAGGCGGCGGTCAGTGCGCAGATCCAGCGCCTCGAAGCCGAGCTGGGCTTCGAAGTATTCGACCGCAAAGGACGCTCGGCCCACCTCAACAAACGGGGCCACCAGATACTCCTGCAAGCCCAAGAATTGATTCGCCTTTACGAGAATCTCGGCTCCTCGACGCCCGGGCTTCCTCCCGGCGTACTGGTGAACATCGGCGCAATCGCCTCCGTCCAGCGCGCCTATCTCCCGGACGCTCTCGCCACGTTCCACCAACAGTGCCCGCAGTGCCGAACACGTATCGTGCCGGGCCTGTCGGTTGAGTTGATCAACCTGGTGGATGCTGGCGAAATCGACCTGGCGGTGATGATCCGCCCGCCGTTCTCGCTGCAAAGCGACCTGCGCTGGACCACTCTGGCGCTGGAGCCCTACCGGTTGATCGTTCCCCGTGGAATGCCCGGTGAGGATTGGTCGGTGCTGCTGTCCAGCCAGCCGTTCATTCGTTATGACCGCTCTTCCTTCGGTGGCAGGCAGGTCGATCGTTTCCTGCGGCAGATGCACTTCACCTTGCGCGAAGTGTGCGAGCTGGACGAGTTGGACGCGATCATCAAGCTCGTTGAAAAAGGCGTAGGTGTCGCGCTGGTGCCGCAGACCTCAGCCCATCAGCCCTGGCCAAAGGGCGTGCGAGCGCTTGACCTTGGGCAGCATACGTTTCATCGGGACATCGGCCTTGTCCATCGGTCGCGACAGAGCCTGGCCGACCCCGTCGCGATTCTCGCTGGACTGGTCATCGAGCAGGCCGGCGGCGGAATAGGGTGA